From bacterium, a single genomic window includes:
- a CDS encoding C1 family peptidase, whose amino-acid sequence MPDRKTVLCVVCALCAIGVLAPALATHATGLIFAEEDRYRAIPLASPPLMGELPISADLSRYFPTPGDQGEQSSCVGWASSYAVKSYQECVERGWDLSDSDHVFSPAYIYNQIAYPPGNRFGGCSYIDAFNILTEQGTVPISSFEYDQYDCSRQPSAALKSSGNPYRIATWRRVNVMDTVEMKAQIASGFGPTTARAGSPTTPSRPWSSRATSARTSSSTPRPTSPTSSPR is encoded by the coding sequence ATGCCGGATAGAAAAACCGTTTTGTGCGTAGTCTGCGCGCTTTGTGCAATCGGCGTGCTGGCGCCCGCGCTGGCCACCCACGCCACGGGCCTCATCTTCGCCGAAGAGGACCGCTACCGCGCGATCCCCCTGGCCTCGCCGCCGCTGATGGGCGAGCTGCCGATCAGCGCCGACCTCTCGCGCTACTTCCCCACCCCGGGCGACCAGGGCGAGCAGTCCTCCTGCGTCGGCTGGGCCTCCTCCTACGCCGTCAAGAGCTACCAGGAGTGCGTCGAGCGCGGCTGGGACCTCTCCGACTCCGACCACGTCTTCAGCCCCGCCTACATCTACAACCAGATCGCCTACCCGCCGGGCAACCGCTTCGGCGGGTGCAGCTACATAGACGCCTTCAACATCCTCACCGAGCAGGGCACGGTGCCTATTTCCAGCTTCGAGTACGACCAGTACGACTGCTCGCGGCAGCCCTCGGCGGCGCTCAAATCCTCCGGCAACCCCTACCGCATTGCCACCTGGCGCCGCGTCAACGTCATGGACACCGTGGAGATGAAGGCCCAGATCGCCAGCGGCTTTGGTCCGACAACGGCAAGGGCTGGGTCTCCTACGACGCCCTCCAGGCCATGGTCGTCGAGGGCTACGTCTGCCAGGACCTCATCGTCAACACCCCGCCCGACGTCACCTACGTCGAGCCCGAGGTGA